A genomic segment from uncultured Marinifilum sp. encodes:
- a CDS encoding glycoside hydrolase family 2 TIM barrel-domain containing protein, whose amino-acid sequence MKKLLLAFLCLSFITSHAQKKDWENESVFGINKLQGRATSYSYKNTADALKGDRGKSAMQLLNGMWKFHYSDKVENRPANFYNTEFDSSNWDEIEVPSNWELKGYGKPVYVNSNFKQNLKPPHYPWNNEVGSYITNFDWNPDWKNQQVILHFGGVTSAFYVWINGKKVGYSEDSCLPAEFDITSYLTSGKNQLAVEVYRWSTGSFLEDQDHWRLSGIHREVMILSQPKVAINDFFVRTKFDSNLENALLQIRPRLSAINKADYKNLSVEANLYDANGKKVMKALSIGAGKIIDEYYPQRDNVYFGLLEQNIESPIKWSAENPYLYTLVLNLKDKNGNELDTRAQKIGFRDVKIAGNVFLLNGKKVKLYGVNRHDHHQTGGKVISRADMEKDVQLLKQYNFNAVRTSHYPNDPYFYELCDKYGIYVMDETNLETHAVRGLLSNQPTWAGAYVDRAIRMVERDKNHACIISWSLGNESGCGPNHAAMAAWIKDYDPTRFVHYEGAQGDPNHKIYKKVFSQEWRKYENIHSANPSDPAYVDVISRMYPTLEVLEDMANSPYINRPIMPCEYAHAMGNSLGNMTEYWDLIHKYDNLMGAFIWDWIDQGLLQYDENGKEYYAVGGDFGDKINAGNFCLNGIIASDRSPKPEIEECKYVYQPVTFKAVNLNEGLIRIHNRQWFTNTATYKFQWELWQDGKKIQEGDLPQLIINPSESKEIKVPFKAPKLIAGAEYWLRISMESTKATLWAKKGFEIAKQQFKLPIGIDKKEILKRNLPDISEKRENGILTLSNKNFSIQISEADGYIHQLTSKGNVIIDGAMTPNFWRPKTDNDERGWKPEKQSAFWKTATQSLKLESFDLAKMKDGAIGLTSVLKIEDKLNLKLNYVVSGNGSVKVNYSLNADKSLPKLLRVGLSTKVPVNFSKMSYYGKGPWENYSDRAEAAEVNVYKGNVADFVFEYAQPQECSNRTAVRWLQLQNSKGAGLKFDGNQPLSTSVWPWTAESLESVRHTNELKKEDFYTVNIDLIQTGVGGCDTWSPKAEPIEKYRIYPGNYEYSFTIVPLQ is encoded by the coding sequence ATGAAAAAATTGTTACTGGCCTTTTTATGCCTATCCTTTATTACGTCTCATGCCCAAAAAAAAGATTGGGAAAATGAATCTGTTTTTGGAATTAATAAACTGCAGGGGCGAGCTACCTCTTACTCCTATAAAAATACAGCTGATGCTTTAAAAGGAGACAGGGGCAAATCTGCAATGCAATTGCTAAACGGAATGTGGAAGTTCCACTATTCTGACAAGGTAGAAAACCGACCTGCCAATTTCTATAATACCGAATTTGATTCTTCCAATTGGGATGAAATAGAAGTACCCTCGAATTGGGAATTGAAAGGATATGGAAAACCAGTGTATGTAAATTCAAATTTTAAGCAAAACTTAAAACCTCCTCATTATCCTTGGAACAATGAAGTGGGATCATACATCACGAATTTTGACTGGAATCCTGACTGGAAAAACCAACAGGTAATTCTGCATTTTGGTGGAGTAACCTCAGCTTTTTATGTATGGATTAATGGTAAAAAAGTAGGTTACAGCGAAGACAGCTGTCTACCTGCCGAGTTTGACATTACCAGCTATCTTACAAGCGGAAAAAATCAACTTGCAGTAGAAGTTTACCGATGGTCGACCGGAAGTTTTCTTGAGGATCAGGATCATTGGCGCTTGAGTGGAATTCACAGAGAAGTAATGATTCTTAGCCAACCCAAAGTAGCAATCAATGACTTTTTTGTTCGCACAAAATTCGATTCGAATTTAGAAAATGCCTTATTACAAATAAGACCACGACTAAGTGCAATTAATAAAGCCGATTATAAAAACCTAAGTGTAGAGGCCAATTTATACGATGCTAATGGCAAAAAAGTAATGAAAGCACTTTCTATTGGTGCAGGAAAAATTATAGATGAATATTATCCGCAACGCGATAATGTATATTTCGGCCTACTGGAACAAAATATTGAAAGTCCTATTAAATGGTCGGCAGAGAATCCATACTTGTACACTCTTGTGTTGAATTTAAAAGATAAGAATGGCAACGAACTAGACACTCGTGCACAAAAAATTGGCTTTAGAGATGTTAAAATTGCCGGTAATGTTTTTTTACTAAATGGCAAAAAAGTTAAGCTTTACGGAGTTAATCGCCACGATCATCACCAAACAGGAGGAAAAGTGATTTCTCGTGCCGATATGGAAAAAGATGTTCAGTTGTTAAAGCAATATAATTTTAATGCTGTTCGAACTTCACATTATCCTAACGATCCTTATTTCTATGAATTATGCGATAAGTATGGAATTTATGTAATGGACGAAACCAATTTGGAAACTCATGCTGTTCGCGGATTGTTATCGAATCAACCAACTTGGGCTGGTGCTTATGTAGATAGAGCTATTCGTATGGTTGAACGAGATAAAAACCATGCATGTATTATCTCTTGGTCTTTGGGAAATGAATCGGGATGCGGCCCCAACCATGCAGCCATGGCGGCCTGGATAAAAGATTACGATCCAACTCGCTTTGTTCACTACGAAGGCGCACAGGGAGATCCAAATCATAAAATATACAAAAAAGTTTTCTCACAAGAATGGCGCAAATATGAGAACATACACAGTGCCAATCCAAGCGATCCTGCTTATGTAGATGTAATCAGTAGAATGTATCCAACTCTTGAGGTATTAGAAGATATGGCAAACAGCCCTTATATCAATCGTCCTATTATGCCTTGCGAATACGCACATGCAATGGGAAATTCTCTAGGAAACATGACTGAATACTGGGATTTGATTCATAAATACGACAACCTAATGGGAGCCTTTATTTGGGATTGGATTGATCAGGGATTATTACAATATGATGAAAATGGCAAAGAATACTATGCAGTAGGTGGTGACTTTGGAGACAAAATAAATGCCGGAAATTTCTGCTTGAATGGTATTATTGCCTCAGACCGTAGCCCAAAACCAGAAATTGAAGAATGTAAGTACGTTTATCAGCCTGTTACTTTTAAAGCTGTAAATTTAAACGAAGGTTTAATCCGCATTCATAATCGCCAATGGTTTACCAATACTGCTACTTATAAATTCCAGTGGGAACTTTGGCAGGATGGTAAGAAAATTCAGGAAGGAGATTTACCACAATTAATTATTAATCCGAGTGAATCGAAAGAAATAAAAGTACCCTTTAAAGCACCAAAACTAATTGCCGGTGCAGAATACTGGTTGCGTATAAGTATGGAAAGTACAAAGGCAACACTATGGGCCAAAAAAGGATTTGAAATTGCCAAACAGCAATTCAAACTCCCAATTGGAATTGATAAGAAAGAAATTTTAAAAAGAAATCTTCCTGATATATCAGAAAAAAGAGAAAATGGAATATTAACTCTTTCCAATAAGAACTTTAGTATACAAATTTCTGAAGCCGATGGATACATTCACCAATTAACAAGTAAAGGAAATGTTATTATCGATGGTGCTATGACTCCAAACTTCTGGAGACCAAAAACAGATAATGACGAACGAGGATGGAAACCAGAAAAACAATCTGCATTTTGGAAAACTGCTACTCAAAGCTTAAAGCTAGAATCCTTCGATCTTGCAAAAATGAAAGATGGTGCAATTGGCCTTACTTCTGTTTTAAAAATTGAAGACAAACTAAATTTAAAACTTAATTATGTAGTTTCAGGTAATGGTTCTGTAAAAGTAAATTATAGCTTAAATGCAGATAAATCATTACCTAAACTATTAAGAGTTGGACTAAGTACAAAAGTGCCTGTAAACTTCTCTAAAATGAGTTATTATGGAAAAGGTCCATGGGAAAACTATAGCGATAGAGCAGAAGCTGCCGAAGTAAATGTATACAAAGGAAATGTAGCTGATTTTGTATTTGAATATGCACAGCCACAGGAGTGCAGCAACAGAACAGCTGTAAGATGGTTGCAACTGCAAAACAGCAAAGGCGCTGGTTTAAAATTCGATGGAAATCAGCCTTTAAGCACCTCGGTTTGGCCATGGACAGCTGAATCGCTAGAAAGTGTACGACATACCAACGAATTAAAGAAAGAAGATTTTTATACCGTAAATATCGATTTAATTCAGACCGGAGTAGGTGGTTGCGATACCTGGTCGCCAAAAGCTGAACCAATTGAAAAATACCGTATTTACCCTGGTAATTATGAATATTCTTTTACGATAGTACCACTACAATAA
- a CDS encoding RagB/SusD family nutrient uptake outer membrane protein, which yields MKINIIKYIAAVLVVLSFSSCDDDYLTEVNPNEITTESFWRNLTDCSTGLNAVYNQFKNPGLMGVSEELRRSDMCYPGWGRPNTSDPYYLQMFTASSAGANNKWDNLYKGIFRANQVIDGLNGIEADMTTEDNKEEWTHLMGQARFFRGLFYFYLHSSYNNGNVILYDFVPQDQSEFNQPLTDAAVIQEFFRADLEYARQNLPLQWVNYDSSGSPDEKYGDLVRVTAGAAATVLGKSYLYDNDYSKAAEYFAEVINSGVYTLMDNIGDNFTTQNEFNQESVLEISYDEDAKPSETEWSAEGTSNTYHYQFSPVGGWRSNYPSNWLIMAYKEDPMDPNDPRNLVTEDDGTQRLRHYSLRTSYSVALVDDDDMSYYEGSVTADGTVFNNAECAYWRKMTNWDIYDNEKVTNTKSGINFRVIRYSDVLLMMAECLIEGGANDGGVQNALSLINAVRYRSALLLLGNQASSPFATSTHDEVTYTAQTLMEHLMYKERPLELSAEGFGIRQIDMRRWGITKERLEDLAGRYYKRSDYTFFSELQDKDVTRWGSVLEHADATDFDYKSNEFIQASINYNESEHAYWPIPTSETTANSMIN from the coding sequence ATGAAGATTAATATAATAAAATATATAGCGGCTGTTTTGGTTGTACTGTCATTCAGCAGTTGCGATGATGATTATCTTACTGAGGTAAACCCCAATGAGATTACTACTGAAAGTTTCTGGCGGAACTTGACGGATTGTAGTACAGGTTTAAACGCTGTTTATAATCAATTTAAAAATCCTGGATTAATGGGGGTAAGCGAAGAGCTGCGCCGTAGTGACATGTGTTATCCAGGATGGGGGCGTCCTAATACGTCTGATCCTTATTATTTGCAGATGTTTACTGCTTCATCGGCAGGAGCTAATAATAAATGGGATAATCTTTATAAAGGAATATTCCGTGCCAATCAGGTAATCGATGGCTTAAACGGAATTGAAGCAGATATGACAACAGAAGATAATAAAGAAGAGTGGACTCATTTAATGGGACAAGCACGATTCTTTAGAGGATTATTTTACTTCTATCTTCACAGTTCATATAATAATGGGAATGTAATTCTATACGATTTTGTTCCTCAGGATCAATCGGAATTTAATCAACCATTAACAGATGCTGCTGTAATTCAAGAATTTTTCCGTGCTGATTTGGAGTATGCAAGACAAAATTTGCCTTTGCAATGGGTTAATTACGATTCTTCAGGTTCTCCTGACGAAAAGTATGGCGACCTAGTGAGAGTGACAGCTGGAGCTGCTGCAACTGTTCTTGGGAAAAGCTATTTGTACGATAACGATTATTCAAAAGCTGCAGAATATTTTGCTGAAGTAATTAACAGTGGAGTATATACATTGATGGATAATATTGGTGATAATTTTACTACTCAAAACGAATTTAATCAGGAATCTGTTTTAGAAATTAGTTACGATGAAGATGCTAAACCAAGTGAAACAGAATGGTCTGCTGAAGGAACAAGCAACACTTACCACTATCAGTTTAGTCCTGTAGGAGGTTGGAGATCTAACTATCCTTCCAATTGGTTAATCATGGCTTATAAAGAAGATCCTATGGATCCAAACGATCCAAGAAACCTGGTAACCGAAGATGATGGAACTCAAAGATTAAGACATTATTCTTTAAGAACATCCTATTCTGTTGCATTGGTTGATGATGATGATATGTCGTATTATGAAGGATCTGTTACTGCCGATGGAACTGTTTTTAACAATGCAGAGTGTGCTTATTGGAGAAAAATGACCAATTGGGATATTTATGATAACGAGAAGGTTACAAATACTAAGTCTGGTATTAACTTTAGAGTAATTCGTTACTCGGATGTACTTTTAATGATGGCGGAATGTTTAATAGAAGGTGGTGCTAACGACGGAGGTGTTCAAAATGCACTAAGCTTAATTAATGCCGTTCGTTATCGTTCAGCTCTTCTTTTATTAGGAAATCAGGCTTCAAGTCCGTTTGCTACATCTACTCATGACGAAGTAACTTATACTGCACAAACTTTAATGGAGCATTTAATGTATAAAGAGCGACCATTGGAGTTGTCTGCTGAAGGATTTGGTATTCGTCAAATAGATATGAGACGTTGGGGTATAACAAAAGAAAGATTAGAAGATTTAGCTGGAAGGTATTATAAGCGAAGTGATTATACATTCTTTAGTGAACTTCAAGATAAAGATGTTACTCGTTGGGGTAGTGTTCTTGAGCATGCCGATGCAACAGACTTTGACTATAAGTCGAACGAGTTTATTCAGGCTTCAATAAATTATAATGAGTCGGAGCATGCATATTGGCCAATTCCAACAAGTGAAACAACGGCTAACTCAATGATTAACTAA
- a CDS encoding TonB-dependent receptor: protein MKDVSYRSSWKTRGIIVSLLLMLTFNMYGQQLTVRGKVISTEDNMGIPGVSVVLKGKTVGTITDIDGNYSLKANNGETLVFSFMGMQTIERIVTGSKIDVSMEPQSFNINEVVAIGYGTQRKKEVTGAVVQVKAEELEKISTSDLGSALQGSIAGVSVQASSGAPGASANIQIRGISSINGQNDPLWVVDGIPQEGDPGLSSNEIETVDVLKDAASCAIYGTRGAAGVILVTTKSGKAGEMKISANGYYGIQKITSGLDLLNFEEYFQTLFYNKNHLDATAFSDNIWTSLENGVDNFTNNTNIVDVIENDNAKVQNYSVNVSGGKKDLTYNVVGSYFEQEGTLINTNYQRFNVRANTSYKKGKWTIKTGLGFKVDEQKYAAWNLLYEAYKYKPYQPPLDPNASTFDDGGQENDKLQLGTVMSKLKQTDTRNGESFNGNLDINLELMKGLNFRTRLGVVYGNNTRVLINPLFEVYDEEGELVINSNTRSGVKNTSDRNTSFTWEGGLNYNKKFGDHQIKVLANASLEEFEYTSFWASGKDLTSNEVPNLGQTTADYAVGIGNDWTQDKTNKLLGFLGRVQYTYKDGRYNVSVSARRDGSSRFGEDYRWKTFPSASASWNVADEDFFKGLTNTINSLKVRASYGTTGNQSILDYSYAATISSGYDYANGVEETTSLGLGSIQTGYANPNVQWETSVQKNLGIDMAFFSNKLTLNVDLYDTEKKDLLFPLLVPTAAGAGQNQDVILNVGDMTNRGIEIAANYRHHGKFSWGVSATYTKNVNEVTRMAGSNEVSYFASGNPISVSGNNDKITVIKEGYEAGAFMVMETDGIINTKEKLAAYQKINSSAKMGDLIYVDQNDDNTIDESDRVYGGSGTPEYEVGLNFNCNYKGIDFSMQWFAAVGQEIVNGSRMYAFTTGTHKDLLYQWHEDNPYGVIPANRGSSHDNYRAWSDIWVEDGSYVRLRNVTLGYSLPKKLISKAGINKLRFYVAADNPLTLTKYTGYDPEVGNDGLATRGLDKGNYPISSQYRVGVQLDF, encoded by the coding sequence ATGAAGGACGTGAGTTACAGAAGTTCATGGAAAACAAGAGGCATAATAGTATCTCTCTTGTTGATGTTGACTTTCAATATGTATGGTCAACAGTTAACAGTCCGGGGTAAGGTTATCTCAACAGAAGATAACATGGGAATACCCGGTGTTAGTGTTGTTCTAAAAGGTAAAACTGTTGGAACAATTACAGATATTGATGGTAATTATAGCTTAAAAGCTAATAATGGGGAAACTCTTGTTTTTAGCTTTATGGGTATGCAAACCATTGAAAGAATAGTTACCGGTTCTAAGATTGATGTTTCAATGGAACCACAGTCTTTTAACATTAACGAGGTGGTAGCTATTGGTTATGGTACACAAAGAAAAAAAGAAGTTACTGGTGCTGTTGTTCAGGTAAAAGCTGAAGAATTAGAAAAAATTTCTACTTCCGACCTTGGATCTGCTTTGCAAGGTAGTATTGCTGGGGTTAGTGTACAGGCGAGTTCTGGTGCTCCAGGAGCAAGCGCAAACATCCAAATTCGTGGTATCAGTTCTATTAACGGACAAAATGATCCATTATGGGTTGTTGACGGAATTCCTCAAGAAGGTGATCCTGGTTTAAGCAGTAATGAGATTGAAACAGTCGATGTACTTAAGGATGCTGCATCTTGTGCTATTTATGGTACTCGTGGTGCTGCAGGGGTAATTTTGGTAACTACTAAGTCGGGTAAAGCCGGAGAAATGAAAATTTCTGCAAACGGTTATTACGGTATTCAGAAAATTACTTCGGGTCTTGATCTTCTTAATTTTGAAGAATACTTCCAAACATTATTTTACAATAAAAACCACTTAGATGCAACAGCTTTTTCTGATAATATTTGGACTTCATTAGAAAATGGTGTAGATAACTTTACTAATAATACAAATATTGTTGATGTTATTGAAAATGATAATGCCAAGGTTCAGAATTATAGTGTAAATGTTTCAGGTGGTAAAAAAGATCTCACTTATAACGTAGTAGGATCATACTTTGAGCAGGAAGGTACTTTGATTAATACCAATTACCAAAGATTCAATGTTAGAGCAAATACATCTTACAAAAAAGGAAAATGGACCATTAAAACTGGTCTTGGTTTTAAAGTAGATGAGCAAAAATATGCCGCATGGAATTTATTATACGAGGCATATAAATATAAGCCTTATCAGCCACCTCTTGATCCTAATGCAAGTACATTTGATGATGGAGGTCAGGAAAATGATAAGCTACAACTAGGTACTGTAATGTCTAAATTAAAGCAAACAGATACTCGTAACGGAGAGTCTTTTAACGGTAATTTAGATATTAACCTTGAATTAATGAAAGGTTTAAATTTTAGAACTCGTTTAGGTGTGGTTTATGGAAATAATACCAGAGTTTTAATTAATCCATTGTTTGAGGTATATGATGAAGAAGGTGAATTGGTAATTAACTCTAATACACGTTCAGGAGTAAAAAACACTAGTGATCGTAATACCAGTTTTACCTGGGAAGGTGGTTTAAACTATAATAAAAAGTTCGGTGATCACCAGATTAAGGTATTAGCAAATGCTTCACTTGAAGAATTTGAATATACAAGTTTCTGGGCATCAGGAAAAGATTTAACTAGTAACGAGGTTCCTAATTTAGGACAAACAACGGCTGATTATGCTGTTGGTATTGGAAATGACTGGACTCAAGATAAAACAAATAAATTACTTGGTTTCTTAGGTCGTGTTCAATATACCTATAAAGATGGTCGCTATAACGTGAGTGTTAGTGCTCGTAGAGATGGATCTTCAAGATTTGGAGAAGACTATAGATGGAAAACATTCCCTTCAGCTTCGGCAAGTTGGAATGTGGCCGATGAAGATTTCTTCAAGGGATTAACCAATACAATTAATTCGTTAAAAGTTAGAGCAAGTTACGGTACAACAGGTAATCAAAGTATTTTAGATTACAGTTATGCTGCAACAATTAGCTCAGGATACGATTATGCAAATGGTGTTGAAGAAACTACATCATTAGGTTTAGGAAGTATTCAAACGGGTTATGCAAACCCTAATGTTCAGTGGGAAACTTCTGTTCAAAAGAACTTGGGTATTGATATGGCATTCTTTAGTAATAAATTAACATTAAATGTTGATTTATATGATACTGAAAAGAAAGATCTTTTATTTCCTCTTTTAGTTCCTACTGCTGCTGGTGCAGGACAAAATCAAGATGTTATTTTGAATGTGGGCGATATGACGAATAGAGGTATTGAAATAGCTGCCAATTATCGTCATCATGGTAAATTTTCATGGGGTGTAAGTGCTACTTATACTAAAAATGTTAATGAGGTAACCAGAATGGCCGGATCTAATGAAGTATCTTATTTTGCAAGTGGTAATCCAATTAGTGTAAGCGGTAATAACGATAAAATTACTGTTATTAAAGAAGGTTACGAAGCGGGTGCTTTTATGGTAATGGAAACAGATGGTATTATTAATACAAAAGAGAAGCTTGCTGCTTACCAAAAAATTAATTCATCAGCTAAAATGGGTGACCTAATTTATGTAGATCAGAATGATGATAATACAATTGATGAGAGTGATCGTGTTTATGGTGGAAGTGGTACTCCTGAGTATGAAGTTGGATTAAACTTTAACTGTAATTACAAAGGAATTGATTTCTCTATGCAATGGTTCGCCGCTGTAGGTCAGGAAATTGTGAATGGCTCAAGAATGTATGCTTTTACTACAGGAACTCATAAAGATTTATTATATCAATGGCACGAAGATAACCCTTATGGTGTAATTCCTGCAAACCGTGGTAGTAGTCATGATAACTACAGAGCATGGTCTGATATTTGGGTTGAAGATGGTTCTTATGTACGTTTAAGAAACGTTACTTTAGGTTATTCTCTGCCTAAGAAATTAATCTCTAAAGCTGGAATCAATAAGCTTAGATTCTATGTAGCTGCTGATAATCCATTAACTCTTACTAAATATACTGGCTACGATCCTGAGGTTGGTAACGACGGTTTGGCAACTCGTGGTTTAGATAAAGGTAATTACCCAATTAGTTCACAATATAGAGTGGGAGTTCAGCTAGATTTCTAA